The Microscilla marina ATCC 23134 genome includes a region encoding these proteins:
- a CDS encoding aspartate aminotransferase family protein: MSLKSDKSKALLERRKNVVANGVGVFNTATVQEAKGAIITDEDGNELIDFAGGIGVVNAGHCPDPVVKAIKEQADKYLHTSFNVVTYEPYIKLCEELCKILPHGEETKVMLVSTGAEAVENAIKIARQATKRQGVLCFTEAYHGRTLMAMSLTSKVDYKFDCGPFAPEVYRIPFPNFYRDSKGRALDEFVKDSLQNLHASGKNLIDPKSLAAVIIEPIQGEGGFNSVPQKYFEGLREFCDQHGIMLIADEIQSGFARTGHWASWQHYKVQPDLSTYAKSMGSGLPIAAVLGKAKVMDAAAPGTIGGTYIGSPIACVASLATIQYMKDIKLNDRGKEVGEIVMSRFEKIKKECPEVGDVRGLGAMNIIEFVKNGDPQQPDGALCSAIVKGCAENGLIVISAGAYKNMIRILSPLVITNEQLNKGLDILEQQIKTKIKN; the protein is encoded by the coding sequence ATGTCTCTAAAATCTGATAAATCCAAGGCCTTACTCGAAAGGCGAAAAAATGTAGTGGCTAACGGTGTAGGTGTATTTAACACAGCTACAGTTCAAGAAGCTAAAGGTGCCATCATCACTGACGAAGATGGCAATGAATTAATCGACTTTGCTGGTGGTATAGGAGTAGTCAATGCTGGTCACTGTCCCGACCCAGTTGTAAAGGCTATCAAGGAACAAGCCGATAAATACCTGCATACAAGTTTCAATGTTGTGACCTATGAGCCTTACATTAAATTATGTGAAGAATTGTGCAAAATACTGCCGCATGGCGAAGAAACTAAGGTAATGCTTGTCAGTACGGGAGCCGAGGCAGTAGAAAATGCTATTAAGATTGCGCGTCAGGCAACTAAAAGACAAGGGGTCTTATGTTTTACAGAGGCCTACCATGGGCGAACCCTCATGGCTATGAGCCTTACCAGTAAGGTTGACTATAAATTTGATTGTGGTCCGTTTGCTCCTGAAGTATATCGTATCCCTTTCCCTAATTTTTATCGCGATTCGAAGGGCAGGGCATTAGACGAGTTTGTAAAAGACAGCCTCCAAAACCTACATGCCTCTGGCAAAAACCTGATTGACCCCAAAAGTCTGGCAGCAGTCATTATTGAACCTATTCAGGGGGAAGGTGGATTTAATTCGGTGCCACAAAAGTATTTTGAAGGCCTTCGTGAATTTTGCGACCAGCACGGAATCATGCTCATTGCAGATGAGATACAAAGTGGGTTTGCCAGAACAGGGCACTGGGCAAGCTGGCAACACTACAAAGTACAGCCAGACCTCAGTACTTATGCCAAGTCTATGGGTTCTGGATTACCCATTGCGGCAGTCCTGGGAAAAGCGAAGGTAATGGACGCAGCAGCACCAGGTACCATTGGCGGGACTTATATAGGTAGTCCAATTGCTTGTGTAGCGTCACTGGCAACGATCCAATACATGAAAGATATTAAGCTCAACGACCGGGGTAAAGAAGTGGGTGAAATTGTCATGAGCCGATTTGAAAAGATCAAAAAAGAATGTCCGGAAGTTGGAGACGTGAGGGGTTTGGGGGCTATGAACATCATTGAATTTGTGAAAAATGGAGACCCACAGCAGCCTGACGGAGCATTGTGTAGTGCCATAGTCAAAGGCTGTGCAGAAAATGGGCTTATTGTAATAAGTGCAGGTGCTTACAAAAATATGATACGCATACTTTCTCCTTTGGTTATTACCAATGAACAACTCAATAAAGGGCTTGATATACTTGAGCAGCAAATAAAAACTAAAATTAAAAACTAA
- a CDS encoding carbon-nitrogen hydrolase family protein — protein sequence MKPFAIAGIQMKVSAVHSNVEMMKLKLDITMNLYPWVEMVVFSELCGFGPLLHTAKEVPGLFEQEMQKMAKKYGIWLVPGSVFEKRENLIYNTASVINPQGEVVTRYSKMFPFYPYEVGVTPGSQFCVFDVPNVGKFGISICYDMWFPETIRTLTVMGAEVILHPTMTGTIDRDIELSIARAMASVNQCFLFDVNGLDTGGSGCSIVCGPDGRVIYQAGSTEEIIPIELNIEQVRRSRELGILRLGQPLKSFRDHIGVFGIYQANAPLPYLDSLGPLIKPTKLDKLAKLRQKESEFIENPSTATYNDEFN from the coding sequence ATGAAGCCATTCGCAATTGCAGGAATACAAATGAAGGTATCAGCGGTTCATTCCAATGTGGAAATGATGAAGTTGAAACTAGACATTACAATGAATCTCTACCCCTGGGTAGAAATGGTCGTTTTTAGCGAGTTGTGTGGTTTTGGTCCACTGCTTCATACCGCCAAAGAAGTACCAGGGTTATTTGAGCAGGAAATGCAAAAGATGGCCAAAAAGTATGGCATTTGGCTGGTGCCCGGCTCTGTCTTTGAAAAAAGAGAAAACCTTATTTACAATACAGCCTCTGTCATCAATCCACAAGGTGAAGTAGTGACCAGGTACAGCAAAATGTTCCCGTTCTACCCTTATGAAGTAGGGGTAACTCCCGGAAGTCAGTTTTGTGTATTTGATGTACCTAATGTGGGTAAGTTTGGTATTTCAATATGCTATGACATGTGGTTTCCTGAGACCATCAGAACACTGACGGTAATGGGAGCAGAAGTGATTTTGCACCCTACCATGACTGGTACTATAGATAGAGATATAGAACTTTCTATAGCAAGAGCCATGGCAAGTGTCAATCAGTGCTTTTTGTTTGATGTGAACGGATTGGATACAGGAGGCAGTGGTTGTTCTATCGTTTGCGGACCAGATGGTAGGGTGATATATCAGGCAGGTAGTACTGAGGAAATAATCCCTATAGAATTGAACATAGAACAGGTAAGGCGAAGCAGGGAATTAGGGATATTACGGTTAGGTCAGCCGCTTAAAAGTTTTCGGGATCACATAGGTGTATTTGGTATTTATCAGGCGAATGCGCCACTACCTTATTTAGACTCTCTCGGACCACTCATTAAGCCTACTAAACTTGATAAGTTAGCCAAACTACGCCAGAAAGAAAGTGAATTTATCGAAAATCCGTCTACAGCTACCTACAACGACGAATTTAATTAA
- a CDS encoding VOC family protein, producing the protein MGLPSIRKKNAKLRHYVSWFEIPALNLLRAVGFYNFIYDIEMETTESGGYAMALFPADNGIGGAIVVGEGSIPSESGPLVYLNAGADLAPVLGRVEEAGGRIVMEKTLISKDDGYFALFIDTEGNRLALHSKS; encoded by the coding sequence ATGGGACTACCATCAATAAGAAAAAAAAATGCTAAGTTAAGACACTATGTAAGTTGGTTTGAAATACCAGCATTGAACCTGCTAAGAGCCGTAGGTTTCTACAACTTTATTTACGACATAGAAATGGAGACCACCGAATCGGGCGGTTATGCCATGGCTCTTTTTCCTGCTGACAATGGCATAGGGGGGGCAATAGTAGTAGGGGAAGGAAGCATACCCAGTGAATCTGGCCCCTTGGTTTATTTAAATGCAGGAGCGGATTTAGCTCCCGTTTTGGGAAGGGTAGAGGAAGCCGGAGGCCGTATCGTGATGGAGAAGACGCTTATCAGTAAGGATGATGGGTATTTTGCCTTGTTTATTGATACTGAAGGAAACAGACTAGCTCTCCACTCTAAATCATAA